The genomic interval CCCCAACCGCACCGCCCACCTCGCCGCCGGCTGGTATTGCGCCGCCAGCGTGGTGCGCACGGAGGGACCGGCGCGGTAGCCCTGGATGCCTCGCGTGGGCAGGAAGCCCGTGGCGCTCGCGAGGAAGGACCAACTGCCCCGGAAGTGCTGATACGCCACGCCCGCCAGCGGGTCCACGGAGCCGCTGCCCAGCTGCGTGTCCAAGTCCAATACCGTGCCGTCCTCCGCGCGCAGCTCGGGCGAGGTGGGCAGCTTCGCCCCCACGAGCACGCTGATGAGGTGGTTCGCGGAGAACGCGCGGTCCTGGTACACGAACGCCTTGGCCGACAGCTCCACGTCGCCCACGCCCCAGCCGCGCTCGCGCGACAGGCTCACCGCGCGCACCTCGCGCGCTTGGAGCGGCAGCGTCGCGGACAGGAACAGCCACGGCACCGGCGCGTACGCCACCGCCAGGTCCATGCGCGCCTCGCGCAGCCGCAGCGCGTCCACGCGCTCCTGGCCCACCGTATGCCCCCACAGCCGCAGCGTGGAGGACAGACGCAACCGCCCGGAGAACGGCTGCTCGGTGCCCATGGACATCAGGGTGGGGTCGCCACACGCACACGTGGCACAGGCCCATGCGGGCGACACGGGCGCCAGCATCAGTGCGGCACCCAACACAGCGGCGAGAGCGAAAGGGGCTTTCACGACGCCGTGGACCATACGCCCACGCGCCGGACGGCCATGTGTGGCGTGTTGTCGCAGCCGGGCGGACGAGTGAGCGGCGCCACATCCCGCGAGTCGTGCAGTGGACGAAGAGGCGGGCGCCCGCTGTCTCGTGGGAAGTCATGGTCAGCTTGTGAGTGACTTCCACGCCCCGCGTCCGTGGGAGACAGGAGGCCTTTTCATGGGAGTGCTCGTGCCGATTGCCCGACTGCTCTTCTCCGCCATCTTCATCACCAGCGGGCTGAACCACTTCATCCAGCTGGACGCGCTGACGGCCGTGGCCCAGGCCTCCGGGGTGCCGGAGCCTCGCTGGGCGGTGCTGCTGTCGGGCGCGGCGCTGGTGCTCGGCGGGCTGTCGGTGCTGCTCGGTGTGTTCGCCCGCCTGGGCGCGGCGGCCCTCGCCCTCTTCCTGCTGGGGTCGGCGTTCATGGTCCACCGCTTCTGGCTGGTCGCGGACCCCATGGAGGCGCAGAACCAGCTCATCCACTTCATGAAGAACCTCTCCATGGCCGGAGGCGCGCTCTTCATCGTCTACTTCGGCTCCGGGCCCTACAGCCTGCGCCGGAGCGGACGGCAGGAGGGCTTCGGCGGGAAGCTGGGCTCACCGCCGCTGCGTCGCTGAGGTGCTGGCCTCCGCGTCAGCCCGCCGCGGCGAGGGTGACGCGGGAGCGCAGCGTGAAGAAGGCCACCTCCGGCTCGCTGCCCCGGCGCAGGTAGGGCCCCCCGAAGCCGAAGCCCAGGCCCCGGTTCACATAGAGCTGGTTGCCATTCACCTGGTAGTGCCCGCGGATGTAGGGCTGCCCCGCGCGGCGGAAGAGGGCCTCGGTGAGGCCATGGACGATGAACTGGCCGCCGTGCGTGTGCCCGGAGAACTGCACCAGGTTGCCTTGGGAGGGCAGCTTCTCCACCGTGGGCGGCGTGTGCGCGAGCACCAGCCGCGTGCCTGACTCGGGCGCGCCGCGGAACGTGGCCACCACGTCGTCGCGTCCGGTGCGCCCGTCATCGACTCCCAGCACCGTCACCGGCGCGCCGCGCACGCTGACCACGCGGTGTTCGTTCTGCAGCACCGTGTAGCCCAGGCGCTCGAAGCTCTCGCGAAGGTAGGGCGCGTTGACCTGGTGGTCGTGATTGCCCATCACGACGAAGACGCGGCCCTTCAGCCCGGAGAGCACCTCGCGCACGCGCGGCAGCGGCTTGGGGCTGTGGGTGACGTAGTCGCCGGTGAGGAAGACCAGGTCGGGGGACTCGGCGTTGATGGCCTCCACCGCGCGGCGGATGCGCACGTCGCTGGTGGCCTGGCCCACGTGGACGTCGGAGAGCTGCGCCACGCGCAGGCCGTCGTGTGCGTCCGGCACGTGCGGCAGGTGGAGCAGGTTCTCCGTGAGGGTGAAGTGGTCCCTCCAACGCAGGCGCCGCTCCGGTCGCAAGGGGTCCTCGCCACTCCAGGCCATCACCTCGTTGCGTCCTCCGGATAGGGCCTCATTCCGAGGGGATTCGAGGGAGGAGGGCAGGGGACGGCGGCGGGCCCAACGTCTCAAGCGCATGCGGGGGTGGTTCCTTTCAGGGCCGTGGAGGGCGGAGCGCCTGATTCTAAGCAGGCCAGGGGAGGTGGGTTGAAGCAGGTGCCCCACGCACGCCTGCCTTCCCGGCGGACAATGGTGGGGTGGCGTCAGAACCCACCTGTTTCAGGCAAGATTCCGGACGGCGCATCTGTGGTTTCTTCCACCATTGGACACACTGCGGGGGGCCGAGCGGTGACGGCGTCCGACGAGGTTGGTACACACGCGCAGACGATGAGCCCCCGGCTTGGGACCGCCCCCGACATGGGCCTGGAAGTGACGTCGCCCATGGGTGGGCGGCAAGAGGGCCCAGGAGAGCGCACTCGGTCCGTCGCCCTGGCGGAGCTCATGTCCACCATGCCCCTGGGCATGGCGGTGGTGGACCGGAACCTGTGCTTCGTGGAGGTGAGCGAGGCCCTGGCCGCCCTCAACGGCCGGCCACGCGAGGCCCACCTCGGGCGCCCCATGGACGAGGTGATGAGCCCCCACTCGTCGCTGGGGGACACCGCCCGCCGCGTGCGCCGGGTGCTGGAGACGGGCGAGGCCCTGGACGGCGTGGAAATCATCCACCGCGAGCCCGGCGGCGGCGTGGACCGCACGCGGGTCTTCCGCGCCAGCTACCACCCCGTGCGCCGCGAGGGCGAGGTCGTCGCCGCGTGCATCTACGTGGAGGACCTCACCGAGCGCCGCCGCGTGGAGGCCCAGCGTGACGCGGGAGCGGCCCGGGAGCGCGCCGTGCGCGAGCAGTCCCTGCGAGAGACACAGGAGGCGGTGCGCGCCCGGGACGAGTTCCTGAGCGTGGCGGCCCACGAACTGCGCACGCCCCTCACCAGCATGCGGCTGCACCTGCAACTGCTGCTGCGGCAGGTGGCCGGCGCTCAACCCCTGTTGAGCCAGGAGCTGGCGCCGCGCAGCCAGGTGCTGGAGCGGCAGCTGTCGCGGCTGGGCAGCCTGGTGAACACGCTTTTGGACGTGTCGCGGCTGGCGGCGGGCAAGTTGAGCCTGGAGCCGCGCGAGCTGGACCTGGTGCAGGTGGTCCGGCAGATGGTGGACGCGTTCTCCGAGGAGTTCTCCCGCGCGGGCTGCGAGCTGTCCGTGCACGTCTCCGGCACGCTGCCCGGCCAGTGGGACCCGCTGCGCGTGGAGCAGGTGCTGGTGAACCTGTTGTCCAACGCGGCCAAGTACGGCGCGGGGCGTCCGGTGGAGGTGTCGCTGGTGGGCGAGGGCACCATGGCGGTGCTGGCCGTGAAGGACCATGGCATCGGCATCTCCGAGGACGGCATGGCCCGGCTCTTCGGCAAGTTCGAGCGCGCCGTGTCGGAGCGCCACTACGGCGGCCTGGGCCTGGGCCTCTACATCACCCGTCAAATCGTGGAGGCCATGGGCGGAAGCATCACCGTGCGCTCCGCCCAAGGCCAGGGCTCCACCTTCATCCTGCGCCTGCCCACTCAGCCGCGTGTCCCCGGCGCGGGCCTCCCGGGCGCCGTGGGCCCCCGGGCGAAATAGCGATGCATCAGTAGCCGCGCAGCACGTACAGCTTGCCGTCGACCAGCGCGTACAGCGCGCCCGGCGTCACGCGCGGGTCGTAGATGAGCTGCTGCACCTTGGAGCCGCTGACGCCCGCCACCTTCTCCATCTGCTTCCCCGGGGTCAGGCGCCACAGGCCGTGGTCCGCCGTGCCCACGAAGAGCGAGCCATCCCGCGTGGCCGCCAGCGCGGTGTAGTCGCTCGTGTTGGCGCCCTCGATGCGCACGTAGTCCGAGTCGGCGAGCTTGCTCGGGTTGTGCCGCTGGGGATTCGCCTGGAACTGCCACAGGCCGGTGCCCAGGCCGCCCACGTAGTAGTAGCCATCCGCCGTCTGCTGGAAGGCGCGCCAGAAGTTGAACGGGGCCGTCTCCGAGCGGGTCTCGTCGTTGCCTGGATTGACGGGGTCCACGAAGGTGTTGAGCGTGTAGAGCGCGGGCTCCACGCCGGCGGGCATCTCCGGCTTGTGCTCCTCGGAGTCCCACCACTCCAGGGCCGCGTTGGGAGGCAGGATGCCAATCTTCCAGTCGTTGGCGATGAGCAGGTGGCCTTCCTTCGAGATGCCCAGCCCGAAGGTGTAGCCCGCGCGCTGTGAGCGGCCGCTGGTGGGCGTGGTGACCCAGTAGGCCGGGTGGCGGTGGCTGCTGTACTCGTAGCCGCGGACGCGCGTCACGCCGTGGTTGGTGCCGACGTAGACCTCGCCCTCGTAGGGGCCCTGCATCACCCGCACGCACGAGTAGACGGAGCGGTCCTCGTCGTAGTGGAAGTCGTTGCTGTTGCGGATGCCGAGGGGCTCGTTGCGGCTGGGGCGGCTGGTGCCCTTCGAGCGGTAGAGGTGCTCGCGCAGCACGACGTCCGTGCCGTCATCGCTCACCGCCACCACGTCCACGTCGCCCTTCTGGAACTCGAGGTAGCGCTCCTCGGAGAAGTCCGCCTCTCCGCGTCCGGCGATGCGCTGGCCGCCGGGGATGTCGTTGACGGCCTCGTAGCCCACGTAGGCCTCGCCGGCCTTGCCGCCGCAGATGACCCGCGAGTTGGTGGCGAGGTTGTCCGAGCCCGTCCCGAAGCCCCGGCTGGCCTGGCCGATGGGCTGGCTCGTCCACAGCACCTTGTCCGTGCCCGCGCGCAGCACGCCGATGCGCTCGCGGTTCAGGAACCAGATGTTGTGCGCGCCATCCACGCCCACGCCGACGACCTTGGGGATGGCGTACTTCGACGAGTAGTTCGTCAGCGCGTCCGTGGGCCAGGGGCCCTCGGGCTTCGGAGGCGGAGGCTCGCCCGCGTCCGGAGGAGGGCCCGCGTCGGGGGGCTCCGGTGTGCCTCCGCCGTCGGTGCCAGCGTCGGTGCCAGCGTCCTCCTCGGGCACGGGAGGCTCGGGCTCACCCGTGGAATCCGGCCCCGGCTTGTCCGAGCCGCCACATGCCCAGGCCGCCACCATCACCGCCACACCGACACTCGCGCCCAACAGTCGTCGAATCACCGCTTCCTCCCGTCCCCGGTCCGGAGCAAGCGGCATACCGGGCGGCGCGCCCGTGCCCTCCGCGAGGAGAGGGAAGTGAGGTGCCCACGGTGGGCAATCGCGAGGGTGGCGATGGGAACCGAAATGACCAGGCCCACACCCGTGAGGGAGCGGGCCTGGACAGGCGTTGGCCAGACACTGCCGCGCGGCGCCTCAATGGGTGCCGTCGTTGAGGTCCTTCTTCGAACCGTCGTCGGACGACTGCGTGTCCTTCTTCGTGTCCTTGCCGGAGCCCCCGGTGCCCTTGGCGCCCTTGGGGCTGGTGGCGCGGACATCCACGGCGATGATGTTGTCGCCGTCGAGCTGGAAGCGGGCCTTCACGTTGGCGCCCTCGGGCAGCTGGTCGGCGCGGACCTTCTTGCCGTCCAGCAGCACCGCCGTCTGGTCCTTCACCTCCAGCTTGGCGTCCGGCAGGTCCTTGCGCGTGAGGTGGATGCTGTTGTCATCCGCGTCCTTCACCGTGCCTCGGAGGCTCAGGGCGTCCTTCTTGTTGTAGGTGTTGTCGTGGCCGGGGGCCTTCTCCGCCTCCTTCTTGCCGCCGTTGATGCCGCGCCCCACATCAGCGGCGTTCACCCCCGTGTGGACACGCGTGTTGGGGCCTGGGACCTGCGTCTGCGAGGGCGCCTTCTCGGGCTCGCTCTGCGCGAACGCGGCGGTGCCCAGGCACAGGGCCAACGTGGTGATGAGCGTCTTCATGTCTGTTTCCTCTCCCTCGGCGTGAGCTGACGGCTTCTGGGGGCAAGGGTGGGGAGGCTGCCTCCCTGCGCCAACCTGCCCGGCCCGCCTCCCCTGCCACCATGCCTGGGGGACGGCCACCGGGCCGTGGCGCTGTCCGGCCGCCAGGGTTCGACGCCGCGCGCCGCAATGCTCACCAGTCGACGCGCGCCAGCTCCGAAGCAGGACGCGGTGTGTCGACTTTTGCAATGGAGTTGCGGTTATTTGAGTTACACGAAAACAGTTTTTATTGTGATTTACAGGTATTGCGGGATGGCTTGAAGATGGCGCCGGCTGTCCGCCACCTCGGCGGCGGCCTCTCGCCAAGGAGCTGTCCCCCGCATGCGCACCCTTCTTCGCAGTGGAGCAGGTCGGAAGCTGTTGGGCTCGCTGTTGTGTACCTTGTCCGTCGCCGCGTGCGGTCCGGCGCCGGAAGGGAACGCACCCGAGACGGGCAACGAGCAGGCTCCCACGACGGACAGCTCCAAGCAGCCGGTGGTGTACGGCACCGACGACCGGCAGGACGTCTACGCGCACCCGAACGCGACGTTGAGGGCCCGTGCGATGGAGTCCACGGTGGCGCTGATGCGCGCGTCGTCCATGACGACGGATTCGCAGGGCCGGGTGACGTTCAACGCATCCACGCTCCAGTCCGCCTATGGGCTGTGCTCCAGCGAGCGCTTCCTGTCGGACCCGACGCCCGCGTTCTGCTCCGGCACGCTCATCGACGATGACCTGGTGCTGACGGCCGGCCACTGCATCAGCACGTGCGGCGACACGCGCTTCGTCTTCAACTTCTACCGCCCGGCGGCGGGCCAGCTGCAGGCGGTGACGACGGCGGACGTCTTCTCGTGCTCCAGCGTCGTGGCGCGCAAGCAGACGTCCGGCCCGCCCAACCTGGACTTCGCCATCGTCCGGCTGGACCGCGCCGCCACGCCGCGCTTCAAGCCCGCGCCCATCCGCCCGGGCAACGCGGCGATGGCCGTGGGCAGCAAGGTCACCGTCATCGGCTCGGGCAGCGGCATCCCGTTCAAGATTGACGCGGGCGGCAGCGTGCGCGACGCGCGCTCCGGCACGCTCGACTTCTTCGTGGCGTCCACGGACACGTTCGGCGGCAACTCCGGCTCCGGCGTGTATGAGAACACCGACTACACCGTGGCCGGCATCCTGGTGCGCGGCGAGACGGACTACGTCTCCAGCGGCAGCTGCTCCATCGTGAACGTGTGCGCGGAGACGGGCTGCCGCGGCGAGGACATCACCTACGTGCGCCCGGCGGTGAGCGAGTACTGCGCGGTGGCCGGCAGCCAGCGGCTGTGTGGCACCACCAACCCGCCGCCCTCCATCAAGTTCAACTTCACGGCGACCAACACGTCCAACGCCACCACGAACACCACCAACCAGGCGGTGACGCTGGCGGCGGGCCAGACGATTCGCTTCGGCACCTGCTCGGTGGACGGCGCCTCGGGCACGGGTGACACGTACCTGCGGCTCACCAACGCCGCGGGCACCTCCGTCGCGAGCAATGACGACTCGTGCGGCGTGTTGTCCTTCGCCAGCTACACGGCCACCACGGCGGGCACGTACACCATCCGCGCGGGCTGCTACTCCAACGGGAGCTGCAGCGGCACGGTGGCCTACACCATCCAGTAACGAACCGTCACAATGAGAGCGGCGCCGGACGCGGGCGACAGTGCCCCGCGTCCGGTGTGATGTCTTCGGGCCTCCGCTCGCGTCCTGGCGCGTGGGAGGCCCGAGCCGCGTGACGCCCGGGAATCAGGCGCAGCGGTCGCAGAGGCCGCGCAGCTGCACGTCCACGCTCTTCTGGGCCACCGCGCGGGGCACGCCCTTGGAGCCGGCGATGCGGATGGACTCCTCCGGCAGACAGGCCACCGTGCCGCAGTCCGTGCAGGTGAAGTGCGGGTGGTTGCCGCTGTGCTCGTCACCCGAGCGGCGCAGCTCGAAGCGCCACACGTGGTCGCCCAGGTCCGCGCGCACCACCAGGCCGGCCTCGGTGAGGTCCGTCAGGTTGCGATAGATGGTCACCCGGTCGTAGCCCTCGTCACCCAGCGCATCCACCAGGTCGGCATGGCTCATCGGCGCGGTGGCGGATTCCAGCTCGCGGAGCACCGCCACGCGGGGCGCGGTGCTGCGCAGACCCGACGCGCGGATCCTCTCCTGGAAATCAGCGAGCTTCGGCTGCACGGCAATTCGTTTGGCTCCCATGATGCCTTTTCGCATAACCGATTCTCGAGACACTTTCACCTCGCCCGTGCCGCAACGTCCGCTGTCTGGGACTCCAACGGCCTGTCCGCCGGGTCCCCTCAGACTCCCTGATGTGGGAACAGCAACCAGGAGTCCAGGATACTGGTGCAATCCTTGTGCGGAACGATTGTTCACGCTTCCCTGTTTCTTGCGGTTGTCCACA from Myxococcus stipitatus carries:
- a CDS encoding transporter, producing the protein MLAPVSPAWACATCACGDPTLMSMGTEQPFSGRLRLSSTLRLWGHTVGQERVDALRLREARMDLAVAYAPVPWLFLSATLPLQAREVRAVSLSRERGWGVGDVELSAKAFVYQDRAFSANHLISVLVGAKLPTSPELRAEDGTVLDLDTQLGSGSVDPLAGVAYQHFRGSWSFLASATGFLPTRGIQGYRAGPSVRTTLAAQYQPAARWAVRLGLDGRIEAAADIDGEQEENGGGVIGYASPDVLFSPSTDFVVAAGVRVPFFNQLRGRVAPTPIAMMSVAYDL
- a CDS encoding DoxX family membrane protein, whose amino-acid sequence is MGVLVPIARLLFSAIFITSGLNHFIQLDALTAVAQASGVPEPRWAVLLSGAALVLGGLSVLLGVFARLGAAALALFLLGSAFMVHRFWLVADPMEAQNQLIHFMKNLSMAGGALFIVYFGSGPYSLRRSGRQEGFGGKLGSPPLRR
- a CDS encoding metallophosphoesterase, coding for MRLRRWARRRPLPSSLESPRNEALSGGRNEVMAWSGEDPLRPERRLRWRDHFTLTENLLHLPHVPDAHDGLRVAQLSDVHVGQATSDVRIRRAVEAINAESPDLVFLTGDYVTHSPKPLPRVREVLSGLKGRVFVVMGNHDHQVNAPYLRESFERLGYTVLQNEHRVVSVRGAPVTVLGVDDGRTGRDDVVATFRGAPESGTRLVLAHTPPTVEKLPSQGNLVQFSGHTHGGQFIVHGLTEALFRRAGQPYIRGHYQVNGNQLYVNRGLGFGFGGPYLRRGSEPEVAFFTLRSRVTLAAAG
- a CDS encoding PAS domain-containing sensor histidine kinase, with translation MGGRQEGPGERTRSVALAELMSTMPLGMAVVDRNLCFVEVSEALAALNGRPREAHLGRPMDEVMSPHSSLGDTARRVRRVLETGEALDGVEIIHREPGGGVDRTRVFRASYHPVRREGEVVAACIYVEDLTERRRVEAQRDAGAARERAVREQSLRETQEAVRARDEFLSVAAHELRTPLTSMRLHLQLLLRQVAGAQPLLSQELAPRSQVLERQLSRLGSLVNTLLDVSRLAAGKLSLEPRELDLVQVVRQMVDAFSEEFSRAGCELSVHVSGTLPGQWDPLRVEQVLVNLLSNAAKYGAGRPVEVSLVGEGTMAVLAVKDHGIGISEDGMARLFGKFERAVSERHYGGLGLGLYITRQIVEAMGGSITVRSAQGQGSTFILRLPTQPRVPGAGLPGAVGPRAK
- a CDS encoding serine protease, whose product is MRTLLRSGAGRKLLGSLLCTLSVAACGPAPEGNAPETGNEQAPTTDSSKQPVVYGTDDRQDVYAHPNATLRARAMESTVALMRASSMTTDSQGRVTFNASTLQSAYGLCSSERFLSDPTPAFCSGTLIDDDLVLTAGHCISTCGDTRFVFNFYRPAAGQLQAVTTADVFSCSSVVARKQTSGPPNLDFAIVRLDRAATPRFKPAPIRPGNAAMAVGSKVTVIGSGSGIPFKIDAGGSVRDARSGTLDFFVASTDTFGGNSGSGVYENTDYTVAGILVRGETDYVSSGSCSIVNVCAETGCRGEDITYVRPAVSEYCAVAGSQRLCGTTNPPPSIKFNFTATNTSNATTNTTNQAVTLAAGQTIRFGTCSVDGASGTGDTYLRLTNAAGTSVASNDDSCGVLSFASYTATTAGTYTIRAGCYSNGSCSGTVAYTIQ
- a CDS encoding Fur family transcriptional regulator, producing the protein MGAKRIAVQPKLADFQERIRASGLRSTAPRVAVLRELESATAPMSHADLVDALGDEGYDRVTIYRNLTDLTEAGLVVRADLGDHVWRFELRRSGDEHSGNHPHFTCTDCGTVACLPEESIRIAGSKGVPRAVAQKSVDVQLRGLCDRCA